From the Zonotrichia albicollis isolate bZonAlb1 chromosome Z, bZonAlb1.hap1, whole genome shotgun sequence genome, one window contains:
- the DDX4 gene encoding putative ATP-dependent RNA helicase DDX4 isoform X1, with product MEEDWNAEIGDEALLPSLEKVSLLERPNDTSPVFNSSVDSFGTDEFVNSQHQPVSSFGRGRNFAAKGFQEGIEEDAITKNRGFKGFGQGFQERNTVDGASTQNRGFKGFRGGFGQGDSFQAGNGEDAVTQNRGFKGFRGAFGQGFQERNAVDGASTQNRGFKGFRGGFGQGTKDGQRGIPQSGTLSFRERGTLTDGAGFQEGIEEDAVTQNRGFKGFGQGFQERNAVDGASTQNRGFKGFRGGFGQGGRGRQRDVPQSGTPDSRERGILTDGAGPKVTYVPPPPPDDEQAIFARYQTGMNFDKYDENVVEVSGLDPPAALMSFADTNMCHTLTVNIAKAGYSKPTPVQKYSIPIILAGRDLMACAQTGSGKTAAFLVPVVAQMMRDGVTASSFKEQQEPECIITAPTRELINQIFLEARKFVYGTCIRPVVIYGGTQTDYSIRQVKQGCNILCATPGRLLDIIGRGKIGLHNVKYLVLDEADRMLDMGFGADMKKLVSFPDMPQKEKRQTLMFSATFPEEVQRLACEFLKTDFLFVVVGHAGGACSDVQQNILQVSQYFKRDKLIEILHSIGNERTLVFVDTKKKADFIACFLCQENIPATSIHGDREQREREIALQDFRSGKCPVLVATSVAARGLDIENVQHVINFDLPSTIEEYVHRIGRTGRCGNTGKAVGFFDNNSDGHLAQPLIKVLSDAQQEVPVWLTEVAFETEGGRLPVNTQKNYRGRGNVNAGEVKMDCSAREIESWD from the exons ATGGAGGAAGACTGGAATGCGGAGATAGGGGATGAAGCGTTGCTGCCATCCCTTGAGAAG GTTAGCTTGCTTGAGAGACCAAATGACACCTCACCTGTCTTTAATTCAAGTGTAGACTCATTTG GTACTGATGAATTTGTGAACTCACAGCATCAGCCAGTGAGTAGTTTTGGCAGAGGAAGAAATTTTGCAGCCAAAG gtttTCAAGAAGGAATTGAAGAAGATGCCATTACAAAAAACAGAGGCTTTAAAGGATTTGGACAAG GTTTTCAAGAACGCAACACTGTAGATGGTGCTAGTACACAAAACAGAGGGTTTAAAGGATTTCGTGGTGGTTTTGGACAAGGTGACA GTTTTCAAGCAGGAAATGGAGAAGATGCTGTTACACAAAACAGAGGGTTTAAAGGATTTCGCGGTGCCTTTGGACAGG GTTTTCAAGAACGCAACGCTGTAGATGGTGCTAGTACACAAAACAGAGGGTTTAAAGGATTTCGTGGTGGCTTTGGACAAG GTACCAAAGATGGACAAAGAGGTATACCTCAGTCTGGAACTCTCAGCTTTAGAGAGAGAGGAACTCTAACAGACGGTGCAG gtttTCAAGAAGGAATTGAAGAAGATGCCGTTACACAAAACAGAGGCTTTAAAGGATTTGGACAAG GTTTTCAAGAACGCAACGCTGTAGATGGTGCTAGTACACAAAACAGAGGGTTTAAAGGATTTCGTGGTGGCTTTGGACAAG GTGGTAGAGGTAGGCAAAGGGACGTACCTCAGTCTGGAACTCCTGATTCTAGAGAAAGAGGAATACTCACAGATGGTGCAG GTCCAAAGGTGACGTATGTGCCCCCTCCTCCACCTGATGATGAACAAGCCATCTTTGCACGTTACCAGACAGGAATGAATTTTGACAAGTATGATGAAAATGTTGTTGAAGTGTCAGGACTGGACCCTCCAGCAGCATTAATG AGTTTTGCAGACACGAACATGTGTCATACTTTAACTGTGAACATTGCTAAAGCCGGGTACTCTAAACCTACTCCAGTGCAGAAGTACAGCATCCCTATTATACTGGCGGGACGGGATTTAATGGCATGTGCCCAGACAGGATCAGGAAAAACT gcaGCATTTCTTGTACCAGTTGTGGCCCAGATGATGAGGGATGGTGTAACTGCCAGCAGCTTTAAAGAGCAGCAAGAGCCGGAATGTATTATTACTGCCCCAACTAGAGAACTGATAAATCAGATCTTCCTAGAAGCAAGGAAGTTCGTGTATGG AACTTGTATAAGGCCTGTTGTGATCTATGGAGGTACGCAGACAGACTATTCGATTCGTCAGGTAAAGCAAGGCTGTAATATACtgtgtgccactccaggaaggCTTCTAGACATCATTGGAAGAGGAAAG ATTGGCTTGCATAATGTGaaatatttggtgctagatgAAGCAGACCGCATGCTTGATATGGGTTTTGGTGCAGATATGAAGAAGTTGGTGTCTTTCCCAGACATGCCACAAAAAGAGAAACGCCAAACACTAATGTTTAGTGCCACTTTCCCTGAAGAAGTTCAGAG GCTAGCTTGTGAATTtttgaaaactgattttttatttgttgttgttggaCATGCGGGTGGAGCATGTAGTGATGTTCAGCAAAATATTCTTCAAGTTTCTCAGTATTTCAAGAGGGATAAACTGATAGAAATTCTGCACAGCATAG GTAATGAACGAACTCTGGTCTTTGTGgacacaaagaaaaaagcagacTTCATTGCTTGCTTTCTTTGTCAAGAAAATATACCAGCCACTAGTATCCATGG AGATAGAGAACAGAGAGAGCGAGAAATAGCACTTCAGGATTTTCGTTCTGGAAAATGTCCAGTTCTTGTGGCAACCTCAGTGGCAGCAAGAGGTCTGGACATTGAAAACGTTCAGCATGTCATTAATTTTGATCTTCCTTCCACCATCGAAGAGTATGTACACCGAATTGGGCGAACTGGTCGTTGTGGAAATACAGGGAAAGCGGTTGGCTTCTTTGATAACAATTCAGATGGTCATCTTGCACAACCTCTAATTAAAGTGCTTTCAGAT GCTCAGCAGGAAGTTCCTGTTTGGTTGACAGAAGTTGCTTTTGAGACTGAAGGAGGACGACTCCCAGTTAATACCCAAAAG AATTACAGAGGCAGAGGCAACGTGAATGCAGGAGAAGTAAAGATGGACTGTTCTGCAAGAGAAATTGAGTCATGGGATTAA
- the DDX4 gene encoding putative ATP-dependent RNA helicase DDX4 isoform X2 has translation MEEDWNAEIGDEALLPSLEKVSLLERPNDTSPVFNSSVDSFGTDEFVNSQHQPVSSFGRGRNFAAKGFQEGIEEDAITKNRGFKGFGQGFQERNTVDGASTQNRGFKGFRGGFGQGFQAGNGEDAVTQNRGFKGFRGAFGQGFQERNAVDGASTQNRGFKGFRGGFGQGTKDGQRGIPQSGTLSFRERGTLTDGAGFQEGIEEDAVTQNRGFKGFGQGFQERNAVDGASTQNRGFKGFRGGFGQGGRGRQRDVPQSGTPDSRERGILTDGAGPKVTYVPPPPPDDEQAIFARYQTGMNFDKYDENVVEVSGLDPPAALMSFADTNMCHTLTVNIAKAGYSKPTPVQKYSIPIILAGRDLMACAQTGSGKTAAFLVPVVAQMMRDGVTASSFKEQQEPECIITAPTRELINQIFLEARKFVYGTCIRPVVIYGGTQTDYSIRQVKQGCNILCATPGRLLDIIGRGKIGLHNVKYLVLDEADRMLDMGFGADMKKLVSFPDMPQKEKRQTLMFSATFPEEVQRLACEFLKTDFLFVVVGHAGGACSDVQQNILQVSQYFKRDKLIEILHSIGNERTLVFVDTKKKADFIACFLCQENIPATSIHGDREQREREIALQDFRSGKCPVLVATSVAARGLDIENVQHVINFDLPSTIEEYVHRIGRTGRCGNTGKAVGFFDNNSDGHLAQPLIKVLSDAQQEVPVWLTEVAFETEGGRLPVNTQKNYRGRGNVNAGEVKMDCSAREIESWD, from the exons ATGGAGGAAGACTGGAATGCGGAGATAGGGGATGAAGCGTTGCTGCCATCCCTTGAGAAG GTTAGCTTGCTTGAGAGACCAAATGACACCTCACCTGTCTTTAATTCAAGTGTAGACTCATTTG GTACTGATGAATTTGTGAACTCACAGCATCAGCCAGTGAGTAGTTTTGGCAGAGGAAGAAATTTTGCAGCCAAAG gtttTCAAGAAGGAATTGAAGAAGATGCCATTACAAAAAACAGAGGCTTTAAAGGATTTGGACAAG GTTTTCAAGAACGCAACACTGTAGATGGTGCTAGTACACAAAACAGAGGGTTTAAAGGATTTCGTGGTGGTTTTGGACAAG GTTTTCAAGCAGGAAATGGAGAAGATGCTGTTACACAAAACAGAGGGTTTAAAGGATTTCGCGGTGCCTTTGGACAGG GTTTTCAAGAACGCAACGCTGTAGATGGTGCTAGTACACAAAACAGAGGGTTTAAAGGATTTCGTGGTGGCTTTGGACAAG GTACCAAAGATGGACAAAGAGGTATACCTCAGTCTGGAACTCTCAGCTTTAGAGAGAGAGGAACTCTAACAGACGGTGCAG gtttTCAAGAAGGAATTGAAGAAGATGCCGTTACACAAAACAGAGGCTTTAAAGGATTTGGACAAG GTTTTCAAGAACGCAACGCTGTAGATGGTGCTAGTACACAAAACAGAGGGTTTAAAGGATTTCGTGGTGGCTTTGGACAAG GTGGTAGAGGTAGGCAAAGGGACGTACCTCAGTCTGGAACTCCTGATTCTAGAGAAAGAGGAATACTCACAGATGGTGCAG GTCCAAAGGTGACGTATGTGCCCCCTCCTCCACCTGATGATGAACAAGCCATCTTTGCACGTTACCAGACAGGAATGAATTTTGACAAGTATGATGAAAATGTTGTTGAAGTGTCAGGACTGGACCCTCCAGCAGCATTAATG AGTTTTGCAGACACGAACATGTGTCATACTTTAACTGTGAACATTGCTAAAGCCGGGTACTCTAAACCTACTCCAGTGCAGAAGTACAGCATCCCTATTATACTGGCGGGACGGGATTTAATGGCATGTGCCCAGACAGGATCAGGAAAAACT gcaGCATTTCTTGTACCAGTTGTGGCCCAGATGATGAGGGATGGTGTAACTGCCAGCAGCTTTAAAGAGCAGCAAGAGCCGGAATGTATTATTACTGCCCCAACTAGAGAACTGATAAATCAGATCTTCCTAGAAGCAAGGAAGTTCGTGTATGG AACTTGTATAAGGCCTGTTGTGATCTATGGAGGTACGCAGACAGACTATTCGATTCGTCAGGTAAAGCAAGGCTGTAATATACtgtgtgccactccaggaaggCTTCTAGACATCATTGGAAGAGGAAAG ATTGGCTTGCATAATGTGaaatatttggtgctagatgAAGCAGACCGCATGCTTGATATGGGTTTTGGTGCAGATATGAAGAAGTTGGTGTCTTTCCCAGACATGCCACAAAAAGAGAAACGCCAAACACTAATGTTTAGTGCCACTTTCCCTGAAGAAGTTCAGAG GCTAGCTTGTGAATTtttgaaaactgattttttatttgttgttgttggaCATGCGGGTGGAGCATGTAGTGATGTTCAGCAAAATATTCTTCAAGTTTCTCAGTATTTCAAGAGGGATAAACTGATAGAAATTCTGCACAGCATAG GTAATGAACGAACTCTGGTCTTTGTGgacacaaagaaaaaagcagacTTCATTGCTTGCTTTCTTTGTCAAGAAAATATACCAGCCACTAGTATCCATGG AGATAGAGAACAGAGAGAGCGAGAAATAGCACTTCAGGATTTTCGTTCTGGAAAATGTCCAGTTCTTGTGGCAACCTCAGTGGCAGCAAGAGGTCTGGACATTGAAAACGTTCAGCATGTCATTAATTTTGATCTTCCTTCCACCATCGAAGAGTATGTACACCGAATTGGGCGAACTGGTCGTTGTGGAAATACAGGGAAAGCGGTTGGCTTCTTTGATAACAATTCAGATGGTCATCTTGCACAACCTCTAATTAAAGTGCTTTCAGAT GCTCAGCAGGAAGTTCCTGTTTGGTTGACAGAAGTTGCTTTTGAGACTGAAGGAGGACGACTCCCAGTTAATACCCAAAAG AATTACAGAGGCAGAGGCAACGTGAATGCAGGAGAAGTAAAGATGGACTGTTCTGCAAGAGAAATTGAGTCATGGGATTAA